The region AAATTATCGGCGGCGGCATGCCAGTCGGCGCATTCGGCGGTAAGCGTGAAGTCATGCAAGCACTGGCACCGACCGGCCCGGTTTATCAGGCGGGAACGCTGTCTGGCAACCCCATCGCCATGGCCGCCGGCTTTGCCTGTTTAACTGAAGTCGCGAAACCCGGCGTACATGAAAAGCTCACCGCATTGACCAATCAGCTAGCTGATGGCCTGCTGGCTGCCGCGAAAGCCGAAAACATTCCGCTGGTAGTGAATCAGGCGGGCGGCATGTTCGGCCTGTTCTTTACTGATGCTGACAGCGTCACAAGCTATCAAGATGTGATGAAGTGCGACGTCGAGCGCTTTAAGCTGTTCTTCCACATGATGCTGGAAGAAGGGATCTATCTCGCGCCGTCCGCGTTTGAAGCAGGCTTTATGTCGCTGGCACATGCACCGCAAGATATCGAACGCACCATCGAAGCAGCACAGCTCTGCTTCTCACGCCTATAACGCGAACGCGTACACCATGGCGTCACTCAGTGGCGCCATGGCTGCTCAATAACAGCCCCTCCCCCGCCTTACATTTTTTCATCAGGATGCTCATTTGAGAATGACAAGCCCTCTCAAATTGGTTATGAGTAAGTCTACTTGCCTGAAAATAGCGGAGAAGTCATGTTAAAGGTTCTAGGACGCACGTCGTCGATCAACGTTCGGAAAGTGCTGTGGCTGTGTGACGAATTGGCAATTCCTTTTCAGCGCGAAGACTGGGGCGACGGCTATAAGTCACCGCAGTCACCGGAATTTTTGGCCCTTAACCCCAATGCCATGATACCGGTTATTCAGGACGACGATTTCGTCATGTGGGAATCGAACGCGATTTTACGCTATCTCGCTAACGCGAAAGACGGAAGCTGGCTCTACCCACAGGAGCCGCGTAGTCGCGCCCCGGTTGATCAATGGATCGACTGGCAGGCCACCGAGCTCAATCCCTCATGGCGTTACGCCTTTATGTCGCTGGTTCGCCAGTCTCCCGCACATCAGGAACCGCAGCTATTGGTAGAATCCTGCGCGCTTTGGTCACGCACCATGGGCATTTTGAACCAGCAATTGGAGCGGACTGGTCACTACGTTGCAGGGCAAGCGTTTACGCTGGCCGACATTCCCATCGGGCTATCGGTCAATCGCTGGTATGAAACACCGCTGGAACACACAGACTATCCTGCCGTCCGCGCCTACTATGAACGCTTAAGCGAGCGTGCAGGCTACCTGACCTGGGGACGAAACGGCACGCCATAACGCTATTCTGTGCTACCCGGCCCGATACCGCTCATTTCACAGGCCAGTGCGCCAGCACGCTTAAGCGCATAGGTGTAGCGTTCATCAAACGGGTAGCAGCAAGACAGCCGAAGCGCGTGCTTACAGCGGCCGCTCAGCGTGTAAAGTTCACCGGGCGTGACGCAAATTCTTTCTTGCAGCAGACGATGAAATAACTCCACCCCATCCACGCCGCCCGGTAATTCCAGCCAGAAGACAAAACCGCCCTGCGGCTGCGTTGCACGTGTACCCTGCGGGAAATGTCGAGCGATCAGCCCGCGAGCCTCATCCATCTGCGCGGCATAGCGGCGGCGCAGCGTGCGCAGATGATGATCGTAACCGCCGGACTCCAGAAACTGCGCCAGCGTTTCTGATAACAGCGCCGATTCCGCCATCGACGACACCGCTTTCAGTCGCGCCACCTTTGCCCGAAAACGCCCCGACGCCATCCAGCCGATACGAAAATCGGGTGCCAGCGTTTTCGTGAAGCTGGAGCAGTAAATCACCCAGCCTTCACGGTCGAAGGCTTTCACCGTCGGCGACAGCGGCCAAGTAAATTGAAGTTCGCTGTACAAACCATCTTCGATAAGCGGTACTTGATAATCGTTCACCAACGTTGCCAACCGCTTTTTATCTGCCAGCGTCATGCTGCACCCTAGCGGATTCTGCGCGTTTGGCATGGCGATAATCGCCTGTAAGCGATTTTCTGATAACAGTAACTCCAACGCATCCAGCGCGAGCCCACGCTGCGGATCGGTCGGAATCTCCACCGTTTTCAATCCCAAACTGGCGAGCAGAGGAAAGAGATAAAAATAGGTTGGCGTTTCCAACCCCACGCAGTCGCCCGGCTGCGTCACCGCGCGTAGCGCTAACTGTAACGCCTCCATACAGCCGTGAGCGATCGTGATGTCCTCACGGGTCAATGTCATCCCCAAATCCATCGCTCGCCGTGCCACTTCGCGCCGCAACCGCTCACTGCCCGGCGGTAGCGCATAGCGACCAATCAATTCAGGCTGTCGCCGCAGCAAGGAAGCGGCAATACGGCTAATCTTCTCGGTAGGATAGAAATCGGCATGCTGCGGGCATGCCAGAGAAATATTGGTGTAGTCAGGGTGCGTCTGGGCAGCAAATACGGTATCAATCAAATCCAGTTTTTCACTGCCCGGCACAATCACCTGCGCACGGTGAGGTTTGCTTTCCGTCAGCGACGGCAGACGCCCCCGCACAAAATAGCCGGACTGCGGCCGTGCTTCGATCAACCCGCGATCTTCGAGAATACGCCAGGCGTTCAGCACCGTATTCACACTCACCTGATGCGAACCGGCAACGCGGCGAATAGAAGGCAGACGGCTCCCCGGCGCTAACGTCCCTTGATGAATCGCCGTGGCGAAGGTTTCCGCGAGCTGTTGATAGAGCGTACTTTCTTGTGAGTCGATAATGGACACAGTTCCCCCGCCAGCCGATGAGTACAGTTAACAATTAATGCATTTTGTACCCATAACAATAATCATTTTGTGTATCTGTAACCATTTCTTTTTTCTGCCTACCATAGTGTTCTCCCCCATCATCAGGATAACACCATGCTCGACCCTTCTTTTTTCAGCTACGTCACCGTCATGTCCATCACGCCGGGACCCAATAATCTGCTGCTGGCGACCTCAGGCGTCAATTTTGGCCTGCGTCGAACGTTGCCGATGATGATGGGCATTTCCGTTGGCTGTGGGATACAAACGGCGCTGATGGGTGTGGCCTTAGAGCTTCTGCTGAGCTGGATGAGTATGATTCGCCTCCCGCTCACCGTGCTGGGGTGCGTCTATCTGCTGTGGCTATCGTGGAAAATCGTGCGCTCATCGGCACCGGAATTACAAGGACGAGTACAGCCGATGACCGTACTGCAAGGGACGCTCTTTCAGGCGGTGAATCCGAAAGCCTGGCTGATGTCCAGCAACATCGCGCTGCTTTATGCCGCCAGCGGCGGCCTTTTCACCACGGTAATCGCCTTTATGGCGCTCAATCTACCCTGTATTTTAGTCTGGGCGCTGCTCGGCGATCGCATCGGTAAACATCTTCAGGAACCGTGGAAACTGAAAGCCTTCAACGGCATCATGGCGCTTTCTCTGGTACTCACCACCTTCTGGATGCTGGTCGAAGCCATCCACCTCTCAGGCTAATCACACGGCGTCGGCGGGCTTACCTTCCCGCCGACGCTCGCGTTATTTCACCTGCTTGCGTAGCAGATACACAAAGTAAGGTGCACCAATAAATGTCGCGAGCAACCCTGCCGGAATCTGTGCGGGAAAGAGGATCATCCGGCCAAACCAGTCTGCCATTACCATCAGCGCGCCACCAATCAGCGCAGAGCTAGCGATTTGCGGCAACACACGGCTAAAGCCCAGCATCCGCGCCATATGCGGCGCCATCAGGCCCACAAAACTCATCGGCCCGACCATCATGGTTGCCATCGCGGTCAGCACCGATGCCAGTAACAAGACCAGCAAACGAACCGGCATGACGGCCACGCCAAGCGCTCTGGCCGTGGTGGTACCCAGCGGCAGAATACGCAGCCAGCGCTGGCACAGCGGGACAATCAATAATAGCAGAACGGCAATCACTGCCGTGCGTATCGCGTCAGTCGGTTCAACCGCATAGGTTGATCCCGACAGCCAGGTCAGCACGGTGCCCATACGCGGATCGCCACTGGCCAGCAGCAGCGCAATGACGGTGGTGAACGCCATGCTCAGTGCGATCCCCGCCAGCAGCATACGCTGCGTAGAGAAACCACCGCGTCCGGCGATCATCACCATGACCAGCAACGTCAGCGCCGCGCCCGCACTTCCGGCGGGAAGCAGCCACACGAACGCATTGCCGGGGATGAAGAACAACAAAATAATGACGCCAAACGATGCACCGGAGCTAATTCCCAGCACTTCAGGACTCCCCATCGGGTTGCCTGTCAGCTTCTGGATTAGCGTTCCCGCCACCGCCAGCATCACTCCAGCGGTCAGCGCCGCCAGAACCCGAGGCCAACGCCATGAGAGCAACTGCGTTAACACCTCACCGCCGCCCCACTGCCAACCTTCGGCATCTTTCCCCAACATCAGCGCCGTGATAACCACCATTCCTAGTAGCACGATGCCAAGCACCAGCCATGTTCCCCACAAACTGCGCTCAGCCGTCGGGGTGCTGTTATTGTCGATCATCGCCGGTTGACCGCTATTACGCAGGCGCGGCAGCAGCCACAGTAACAGCGGCGCGCCAATCAGCGCGGTCGCCGCGCCCGTCGGCACGTCAAGCCACACCCGGCTCAGCCAGATAACCCCCTGATCGGTCACACCGAGCAGCAGCGCCCCCAGCAGCGGAGCTAATAAGAGACGATGGAGTAAACGCCGTGCACCCAGCATTTTCGCCAGCAGCGGCGCAAACAGGCCGATAAAACCGATAATGCCCGCCGCATTCACCAACTGCGCACACAGAAAAATCCCCAACCCAAGCGCACTCAGACGTGCCAACGACAGCCCAAGCCCCAGATTACGCGCAACGCCATCATCCAGTCCCAGCAGCGTTAGCGGGCGAATCAGCAGCAGCGCCAGGCAGAAACACACCGCGAGACGCGGGAGAACAAATTGTACATTGCTCCAGTCCTGCTGGTTCAGTACCCCGCTGCTCCACAAGAATAAGCCTTGCAGTTGTTCATGATGGAAGAGCACCAGCAGTTGATTGACCGCGCTACAGTAGAAACTCAGCACCAGCCCCGCCAAGATCAGCGTCACTGGCGATAACCGTTTGCCCCAGGCGACGCCAAATACTAACGCGCCAACCATCAGTGCCCCCATCATCGCTGCGGCCTGCTGGATCACTGCGCCGCCGGGCAGCGCCCACAGCGTGACTACCGTAATGCCTAGCTGTGCCCCCGTGGCAATCCCCAGCGTTGACGGCTCAGCCAGCGGATTGCGCAAGACCTGCTGGAACAGCACACCGCACAGCCCCAACCCAGCGCCAATCAGCGGCGCCAACACCATGCGCGGCAGCAAACTGTAGTGGAACAGAAGCTGCTGCATGTTGTTCAACGCAGGCTGCGTCAGCGCCTCAAACCACTGCGACACAGGCAATTGCTGCTGCAAATTGTAGCTGCCCACGCCCAGAATCACGAACAGCAGAAAACCAATTAAAACAATGGGAAGCACCAACGGGTGCACAGCACGCTTGTGCGCGACAGACGGAGAATTAGGCATATTTTCTCGCCTCCAATGCCTGATTCAATACGTGGCAGAAGCGCATCGCCGAGAGCGTTCCACCATACAGCCAGACGGCAGGCACACGTTGCAAACGCTGGTTACGCACAAACGGCATGGCCTGCCAGAGCGGATTATTATCAAGCTGTGCGCTGATGGCACTATCGCCATGCTCGAAGCAGAGCACGTTGGCATCGCCGACGTCTGCCAGGCTTTCAATCCCCACAATCGTACTGCCCCAGAAGCTGGTTTCGCTGCGCCAGGCATTTTCTATCCCGACATGATCCATCACTTCCTGAAAAAGGCTGTTCTTGCCAATCACCAGCACATGGCGGCTATCGACCAGCGTAATGAGCAGCAGGGGACGCTCGGTATATGGCTGAAGCGTAATCTTTTCCTGTTGGATAAACTGCGCCAACTCCGCCAGATGCCGTTCTCCAGCGGCCTTCATATTTAGCGCGTCAGCCAGCTTCATTACTGATGCCTGTGCCGACGTCAACGGCTTCCCCTGTTCGCTGCTGAAGCCAAAACCCAGCAGTGGAGAAATACGGGACATTTTCGCGACCGAAGGGCCGTAACCTTCAGAATAAAGAATCATGGACGGGCGAATCTGCGTCAGCAATTCAAGGTTAGGCTCGGTGCGCAGCCCCACATCAATCACCGACTCAGGCAATGCCGGCTCTTTCACCCATAGGTTATAATTATGCTTATCGGCAATCGCGAAGGGGGTAATGCCTAACGCCAGAAGCAATTCAACGGGCAACCATTCCAGCGCCACAATGCGGTTCAAATCAGGACGTGAAGCGGTGGCTCCCCTACTCGCCGCCGAATAAACCAGCGGAGACAGCAGTAGCGCCGTCAGCAAGCGACGACGTAACGGGTCAGGAGAACGCGGGGAAGAAAACAATTCAGGCATCATTAGCAGGTAAACCGAGTTAACAAACGAAGCTGACCGGTGCGCCACCAGCCGGATGAGGCAGAATGCCCATGGGAATACCGTAGATACTTTCCAGTACATCCCCTTGCATCAGCGTGACAGGCTCGCCTTGTGCAATCATTTTACCACCGCGCAGCGCCACCAAATGATCGCAATAGCGGGCAGCCATATTGATATCATGTAGCACTGCAATCACGGTAATACCGCGCTCGTGGCTCATGCGCTGAATCAGCGCCAGGACCTCAACCTGATGCGCAATGTCCAGTGCGGAAGTCGGCTCATCCAACAGCAGGCAGCGGCTATCTTGCGCCACCGTCATCGCCAGCCAGGCTCGCTGCCGTTCGCCGCCGGACAGGCTATCCACCAGACGGTTAGCAAATGGCTTTAGCCCAACGAGCGTGATGGCTTCTTCGACCTTTTCCCGATCGGCGCTGCCGAAACGGCCTAATGCGCCATGCCACGGGTAGCGCCCCACAGCAACCAACTCACGCACGGTCATCCCTTCAGCAGCGGGAAGCTGCTGTGGTAAATAAGCCACCTGACGGGCGAACAATTTGCTGTCCCAGCTTCCGATCGCCTGTTCTCCCAACAATGCCGTTCCGCTGCTGGCGGGCTGGTGACGTCCCAAAATTTTCAGCAATGTCGATTTGCCTGAGCCGTTGTGTCCAATCAGACCACAGACTTTCCCGACGGGGAACGTGATAGAGAGCGGGTGTAGCAGCGTGCGTCCGGCGACGGAAAAGCTGACGTCGTCCAGTCTGAAGGTGGTATCAGGCAGTACAGTTTGATTTTGCATAGCGCTTTTGATTTTTAATGTCACGGACGGAAAGGAGATAAGCGGCGATCGCTATTCCCGTAACTATCGAACCAGACCCATAACGATCAAGCTAAAAGAGAACGATAATGATTACGATAAAGGCAGCATGATAGGCGCAACGGAATACCAATCGCAAGACTTTTACCTATTGGCATCGGTTAGCATGGCAGGAAAAGCGGTATCAGGCAGGATGTGGTGCTCGCCCCAAAATAGTAGAGAAAAAAATCCCCACAAATTCAGCCTATTAGGTACATTTTATATCACTATTGAGGCGATTTCGTGCGCTTCGAACATTGTTATCTTCATGTTACGTCGTAGCACGCGCCCGACATAGGGGGCTACGCCAGCCCCCTATGAACCCCGGCTTTTGGCGGAAATTATGCCGCTAAAGCGGTGCCTTCGTCGGTATCAGGCTTAGAGGACCGCTTGCGACACGCTCCCGACATGGCGCAAGCTTGAGCCGCGTCCATGCGGCTCATCCTAAGCCTGCTATCTCCTCAGCATAATTTTTTACGCCGGATAACGACAAAACACGTGATACCCCTGCCTTTGTCTATAAGAGACAATAGATTAACCAGGGGCAGTGAGAAGAATTTATTGACCAAACATTTCTTTGATCCAGTCAGCGACACCTTCTCCGTTTTGCTGGTTTTGCTGTGCTGAAGGCTGCGGCTGACTACTCTGACACAGCGCCTGCGGGTTATCCGTCCAGACCGGCAAGACGCGTCCAGCGCTGCTGCCGTTGCAGATAAAGTTCCCGCTGGCATCCACTGTCATCGTCGTAATACCTTCCGGCGGCGTCAGCATCAACGGCAGCGGCGTTTGGTTTTCCAGATAGCGACGATAGATCGTCAGCGCCCCGTTCGCCCCCGTCAGCTTGGCCGGACCGTTGTTATCACGCCCTACCCAGCTAATCGCCACTTCTTTACCATCAATCCCAGCAAACCAGCTGTCACGCAGGTCATTAGTGGTACCGGTTTTCGCCGCCAGATGATAATTCGGGAATTTCACCGCCAGCGAACGCGATGTACCGCGCTCAACCACTTGCTGCATGCCGTATAGCGTCAGATAGGCCGCCTGCGCAGGAACCGCGCGTTCAGCCTGCGGGAAGCTCTGATACAGCACCGTACCATCTTCCGCAATCACCGAACGCAGTGAGGAAAGTGGGGCACGGTTGCCGCCGCTGGCGATCGTCTGGTATTCCTGCGCCACTTCCATCGGCGTTAGGCTGATCGCACCCAACAGCATCGCTGGTACAGTCTGAATGACGTTTTCGGGGATACCTAAACGCTTCAAGGTTGCCGTGACCTGATCCAGCCCTACGGCCATCCCCAGATTGACGGTCGGGACGTTCAGCGAGTTTGCCAACGCATCGACTAACATGACGCGACCACGGAATTCACGATCGTAGTTCTTCGGCTGCCACAGTTGTCCGTTAGGCTGCTTGATCGACAGCGGCTCATCCGCCAACAGGGTATTCAGACGATAGGTGTCCGGCTGGCTCAATGCCGTCAGGTAAGTCGGCGGCTTCGCCAGCGATCCGACAGGGCGACGCGCCTGTAGCGCACGGTTAAACCCAGCGTACTGCGTTTGAGCACCGCCAACCATCGCGCGGACTTCGCCACTGAAACGATCGACAATCACCATCGCGGCTTCCAGATCGCTGACGTTACGCCCTGCACGCAGTGCCGGCACGCCGACTTCCACCGCTTTTTCCGCCGCATCCTGCGAGACCGGATCGAGCGTGGTGAAGACCTTCACGCCGGAGAGATCGTTAACCTTGTCGCCAAGTCGCTGTTGCAATTCCTGACGCACCATCTGCATAAACGCGGGCTGAGGACTGATTACGCCGCCTTTCGGCTGCACGCCCAGCGGACGCGCACTCAGCATGTTGTACAGATCGGCATCAATGACCTGCTGATTCTGCAATAGTCGCAGCACCAGATTGCGTCGCTCTAACGTAATATCTGGGTTACGCCATGGGTTGTACAGCGATGCCCCTTTCACCATCCCCACCAGCAGCGCCTGCTGATCGAGACTCAGCTCATTCACCGGACGGCCAAAGTAATACAGGCTGGCAAGCGGGAAACCGCGGATCTGATCGTTACCGCTCTGACCGAGATACACCTCGTTAAGATACAGCTCAAGGATGCGATCCTTGCTGTAGCGATAATCCATGATCAGCGCCATATAGGCTTCGTTGGCTTTACGCCACAGCGAACGTTCGTTGGTCAGGAACAGGTTCTTCACCAACTGCTGCGTCAGCGTACTTCCGCCCTGCACTGCGCGTCCTGCGGTGATATTGGCTAAAAACGCACGGCCAATCGAGTACAGGCTGATGCCATCGTGTTCATAAAAATGGCGGTCTTCAGTCGCCACCAGCGTATCCACTAACAGATCGGGGAAACCGGCACGCGGCACAAACAGGCGCTGTTCGCCATTCGGCGACTGCATCATAGTGATCAGTTTCGGATCGAGACGGAAGAAGCCGAAATTACGCTGGTTGTCCAGATTCTGGATCTGTGACAAACGATCGTTGGCAAACGTCAGGCGCGCCTGAATCTGCCCTTCTTTTCCATCAGGGAAATCAAACGGGCGGCGCAACATATCAATGCTGTTACCACGCACGCTGAATTCACCCGGACGGGTAATGCGACTCACCTGACGGTATTGCATACCTTCCAGCAGGCTAATCATCTCTTTTTGGCTATAAGCCATGCCGGGCTCAAGGTTGACCATGCGGCCATAAACAGCGGCGGGCAATTGCCAGACTTTGCCTTCAATACGGCTGCGGATCTGGCTATCGAGGTATACACCGTAGATCGCCATCGCCACGGCAAAGATCAGGAACAGCTTGATCGCCAGCCCCAGCCAGCGCCGTCTTCTCTGTGATTTCCGCGTCATCGCGTCATCGCCATCGTAATCATCATCGTCGTCATAGTCGTCCTGATAATCGTCATAGTCATCATCATAGTCGTCATCCCTGCGACGTCGTATGGCCTGCTTGCGTTCAGGCTTACGTTTTGGCGCTTTCCCTTTGCGTCCGATAGGTTCGCGGTCATCCCGAGACATTACAATAACTTCTCCATCAGGTTGTTCACGGCTATCAGCTTTGCGCTCAAGCCGCCTACTCTGTTTCCAGCCCCCTTTTTGGGAAAGCGGAAACGTCTGAAATTAGTGATTCTGATATTTCTTGGTACGCCTCGTCGGCGCCGTATTCGCCGGATCATCCGGCCAGACATGCTTGGGATAACGCCCCTTCATCTCTTTTTGCACGTCGCGGTATGTCCCTTGCCAGAAGGCCGCTAAATCGCGCGTAATCTGTAGTGGACGCTGTGCGGGTGATAAAAGCTCCAGTACCAGCGCCACACGACCTTCTGCCAGCAGCGGGCTCTGCTGCTCGCCGAACATTTCCTGCATCCGTACCGACAGTACCGGTGGCTTATCGTCATAATAGGCAATGGGCAAACGGCTACCGCCAGGCGCGGTGTAATGCGTGGGCAACGCGTTATTCAGTCGCTGACGCAGCGACCAATCCAGCAATCGCAGCAGCGCGTCGCTCAAATTAATCTGGTGTAGTGCACGTAAATCGCGCACGCCAGACAGTGACGGCTGTAACCAGATTTCCAACGTTGCCAGCAGCCTGTCATCATCCACTCGCGGCCAGTCAACCTCAGGCAACCACTGACAAGCGCACTGTAAGCGAGCACGTAACTGCAACGCCGCAGCGTCCCAATTCAATGCTTTAAGCCCCTGCTCCCGAATCCAGGATAGCATCGCCTGCTGTAATGCCTCGTCAGAAGGCTTGTTCAACGGGCGCGTTCGCAGAGTCAGGCAACCAATCTGGTCGCGCTGGCTGGCGCGCAGAGTACCCTTTTCTTCGTCCCAGTGCACCACGTTACGCTCATTTATTAATCCGGGTAACCGCCGCTCCAGCCGTTCAATATCCAGCGGCAACGCCAATAGAATCCGCGCATCTGCGCTCTGGCTATTTTGTAATAGCGAAGGTGCCAGCAGCCATTCGTTACCTGACAACGCTTCATCAGCCGACATCATCGCGCCGCTACCGTTAGCAAGCTGGTAGCGCCCATCCTGACTGCGCCGTCGTGCGATACGA is a window of Pectobacterium punjabense DNA encoding:
- a CDS encoding glutathione S-transferase family protein; translation: MLKVLGRTSSINVRKVLWLCDELAIPFQREDWGDGYKSPQSPEFLALNPNAMIPVIQDDDFVMWESNAILRYLANAKDGSWLYPQEPRSRAPVDQWIDWQATELNPSWRYAFMSLVRQSPAHQEPQLLVESCALWSRTMGILNQQLERTGHYVAGQAFTLADIPIGLSVNRWYETPLEHTDYPAVRAYYERLSERAGYLTWGRNGTP
- a CDS encoding PLP-dependent aminotransferase family protein, whose product is MSIIDSQESTLYQQLAETFATAIHQGTLAPGSRLPSIRRVAGSHQVSVNTVLNAWRILEDRGLIEARPQSGYFVRGRLPSLTESKPHRAQVIVPGSEKLDLIDTVFAAQTHPDYTNISLACPQHADFYPTEKISRIAASLLRRQPELIGRYALPPGSERLRREVARRAMDLGMTLTREDITIAHGCMEALQLALRAVTQPGDCVGLETPTYFYLFPLLASLGLKTVEIPTDPQRGLALDALELLLSENRLQAIIAMPNAQNPLGCSMTLADKKRLATLVNDYQVPLIEDGLYSELQFTWPLSPTVKAFDREGWVIYCSSFTKTLAPDFRIGWMASGRFRAKVARLKAVSSMAESALLSETLAQFLESGGYDHHLRTLRRRYAAQMDEARGLIARHFPQGTRATQPQGGFVFWLELPGGVDGVELFHRLLQERICVTPGELYTLSGRCKHALRLSCCYPFDERYTYALKRAGALACEMSGIGPGSTE
- a CDS encoding LysE family translocator; amino-acid sequence: MLDPSFFSYVTVMSITPGPNNLLLATSGVNFGLRRTLPMMMGISVGCGIQTALMGVALELLLSWMSMIRLPLTVLGCVYLLWLSWKIVRSSAPELQGRVQPMTVLQGTLFQAVNPKAWLMSSNIALLYAASGGLFTTVIAFMALNLPCILVWALLGDRIGKHLQEPWKLKAFNGIMALSLVLTTFWMLVEAIHLSG
- the fhuB gene encoding Fe(3+)-hydroxamate ABC transporter permease FhuB, coding for MPNSPSVAHKRAVHPLVLPIVLIGFLLFVILGVGSYNLQQQLPVSQWFEALTQPALNNMQQLLFHYSLLPRMVLAPLIGAGLGLCGVLFQQVLRNPLAEPSTLGIATGAQLGITVVTLWALPGGAVIQQAAAMMGALMVGALVFGVAWGKRLSPVTLILAGLVLSFYCSAVNQLLVLFHHEQLQGLFLWSSGVLNQQDWSNVQFVLPRLAVCFCLALLLIRPLTLLGLDDGVARNLGLGLSLARLSALGLGIFLCAQLVNAAGIIGFIGLFAPLLAKMLGARRLLHRLLLAPLLGALLLGVTDQGVIWLSRVWLDVPTGAATALIGAPLLLWLLPRLRNSGQPAMIDNNSTPTAERSLWGTWLVLGIVLLGMVVITALMLGKDAEGWQWGGGEVLTQLLSWRWPRVLAALTAGVMLAVAGTLIQKLTGNPMGSPEVLGISSGASFGVIILLFFIPGNAFVWLLPAGSAGAALTLLVMVMIAGRGGFSTQRMLLAGIALSMAFTTVIALLLASGDPRMGTVLTWLSGSTYAVEPTDAIRTAVIAVLLLLIVPLCQRWLRILPLGTTTARALGVAVMPVRLLVLLLASVLTAMATMMVGPMSFVGLMAPHMARMLGFSRVLPQIASSALIGGALMVMADWFGRMILFPAQIPAGLLATFIGAPYFVYLLRKQVK
- the fhuD gene encoding Fe(3+)-hydroxamate ABC transporter substrate-binding protein FhuD, which gives rise to MMPELFSSPRSPDPLRRRLLTALLLSPLVYSAASRGATASRPDLNRIVALEWLPVELLLALGITPFAIADKHNYNLWVKEPALPESVIDVGLRTEPNLELLTQIRPSMILYSEGYGPSVAKMSRISPLLGFGFSSEQGKPLTSAQASVMKLADALNMKAAGERHLAELAQFIQQEKITLQPYTERPLLLITLVDSRHVLVIGKNSLFQEVMDHVGIENAWRSETSFWGSTIVGIESLADVGDANVLCFEHGDSAISAQLDNNPLWQAMPFVRNQRLQRVPAVWLYGGTLSAMRFCHVLNQALEARKYA
- the fhuC gene encoding Fe3+-hydroxamate ABC transporter ATP-binding protein FhuC, which encodes MQNQTVLPDTTFRLDDVSFSVAGRTLLHPLSITFPVGKVCGLIGHNGSGKSTLLKILGRHQPASSGTALLGEQAIGSWDSKLFARQVAYLPQQLPAAEGMTVRELVAVGRYPWHGALGRFGSADREKVEEAITLVGLKPFANRLVDSLSGGERQRAWLAMTVAQDSRCLLLDEPTSALDIAHQVEVLALIQRMSHERGITVIAVLHDINMAARYCDHLVALRGGKMIAQGEPVTLMQGDVLESIYGIPMGILPHPAGGAPVSFVC
- the mrcB gene encoding bifunctional glycosyl transferase/transpeptidase, which codes for MSRDDREPIGRKGKAPKRKPERKQAIRRRRDDDYDDDYDDYQDDYDDDDDYDGDDAMTRKSQRRRRWLGLAIKLFLIFAVAMAIYGVYLDSQIRSRIEGKVWQLPAAVYGRMVNLEPGMAYSQKEMISLLEGMQYRQVSRITRPGEFSVRGNSIDMLRRPFDFPDGKEGQIQARLTFANDRLSQIQNLDNQRNFGFFRLDPKLITMMQSPNGEQRLFVPRAGFPDLLVDTLVATEDRHFYEHDGISLYSIGRAFLANITAGRAVQGGSTLTQQLVKNLFLTNERSLWRKANEAYMALIMDYRYSKDRILELYLNEVYLGQSGNDQIRGFPLASLYYFGRPVNELSLDQQALLVGMVKGASLYNPWRNPDITLERRNLVLRLLQNQQVIDADLYNMLSARPLGVQPKGGVISPQPAFMQMVRQELQQRLGDKVNDLSGVKVFTTLDPVSQDAAEKAVEVGVPALRAGRNVSDLEAAMVIVDRFSGEVRAMVGGAQTQYAGFNRALQARRPVGSLAKPPTYLTALSQPDTYRLNTLLADEPLSIKQPNGQLWQPKNYDREFRGRVMLVDALANSLNVPTVNLGMAVGLDQVTATLKRLGIPENVIQTVPAMLLGAISLTPMEVAQEYQTIASGGNRAPLSSLRSVIAEDGTVLYQSFPQAERAVPAQAAYLTLYGMQQVVERGTSRSLAVKFPNYHLAAKTGTTNDLRDSWFAGIDGKEVAISWVGRDNNGPAKLTGANGALTIYRRYLENQTPLPLMLTPPEGITTMTVDASGNFICNGSSAGRVLPVWTDNPQALCQSSQPQPSAQQNQQNGEGVADWIKEMFGQ